From Caulobacter segnis, a single genomic window includes:
- a CDS encoding spinster family MFS transporter: MGENGIETPVPMGAKPSGYRYVVLAMLVLAYTFNFLDRQILGILAKPIKDEFGLTDAQFGLMGGLAFALLYTTLAIPIAWLADRFSRVWIMTAALTLWSGFTALCGVVGSFGHLFMARMGVGIGEAGGVAPAYSLIADYFPKHQRARALAAYAFGIPLGTAAGTLVGGLLAVHYGWRTAFIAVGLLGVLLAPVFRLVMRDPPRGRADRAPGEPPIAPTPAAPLSQVVRLLAAKPSFWLLSLGAASSSVCGYGVAAWLPSFFMRSLGLTLAQTAWYYSGIAFLGGAVGIWMGGVMADRLGAKSKAGYPLTPAVAFLISVPCFLLAMNSGSLVGGQGGVLGGQASLALAFVIFLIPTGLNLTWLGPITAAVQHLAPAPMRTTASALFLLINNLLGIAVGLYYFGKVSDLLKPVFGAESLRWAIYTGMGFYLLAALLFFLASRRLDRDWVD, from the coding sequence ATGGGCGAGAACGGGATCGAAACGCCGGTTCCCATGGGGGCGAAGCCGTCCGGCTATCGCTACGTGGTCCTGGCCATGCTGGTCCTGGCCTACACCTTCAACTTCCTGGACCGGCAGATCCTGGGCATCCTGGCCAAGCCGATCAAGGACGAGTTCGGCCTGACCGACGCCCAGTTCGGCCTGATGGGCGGCCTGGCCTTCGCCCTGCTCTACACGACCCTGGCCATCCCGATCGCCTGGCTGGCCGACCGCTTCAGTCGCGTCTGGATCATGACCGCCGCCCTGACCCTGTGGAGCGGCTTCACCGCCCTGTGCGGCGTGGTGGGAAGCTTCGGCCACCTGTTCATGGCCCGGATGGGCGTGGGCATCGGCGAGGCGGGTGGCGTGGCCCCGGCCTATTCCCTGATCGCCGACTACTTCCCCAAGCATCAGCGCGCCCGGGCCCTGGCCGCCTACGCCTTCGGCATTCCGCTGGGCACGGCGGCCGGCACGCTGGTCGGCGGGCTGCTGGCGGTCCACTACGGCTGGCGCACGGCCTTCATCGCGGTCGGCCTGCTGGGCGTGCTGCTGGCCCCGGTCTTCCGCCTGGTGATGCGCGATCCGCCGCGCGGCCGCGCCGACCGCGCTCCTGGCGAGCCGCCGATCGCGCCGACGCCGGCCGCGCCGTTGTCCCAGGTGGTCCGACTGCTGGCGGCCAAGCCCAGCTTCTGGCTGCTCTCGCTGGGCGCGGCCTCGTCGTCGGTCTGCGGCTACGGCGTCGCGGCCTGGCTGCCGTCGTTCTTCATGCGCAGCCTGGGCCTGACCCTGGCCCAGACGGCCTGGTACTATTCGGGCATCGCCTTCCTGGGCGGCGCCGTCGGCATCTGGATGGGCGGGGTGATGGCCGACCGGCTGGGCGCCAAGTCCAAGGCGGGCTACCCGCTGACGCCCGCCGTGGCCTTCCTGATCTCCGTGCCCTGCTTCCTGCTGGCCATGAACAGCGGTTCGCTGGTCGGCGGCCAAGGGGGCGTTTTGGGCGGTCAGGCGTCCCTGGCCCTGGCCTTCGTGATTTTCCTGATCCCCACCGGCCTGAACCTGACCTGGCTGGGGCCCATCACCGCGGCCGTGCAACACCTGGCGCCCGCCCCGATGCGGACCACGGCCTCGGCCCTGTTCCTGCTGATCAACAACCTCCTGGGCATCGCCGTGGGGCTCTACTACTTCGGCAAGGTCTCGGATCTGCTGAAGCCGGTGTTCGGCGCGGAGTCGCTGCGCTGGGCGATCTATACCGGCATGGGCTTCTACCTGCTGGCGGCGCTGCTGTTCTTCCTGGCTTCGCGCCGGCTGGACCGGGATTGGGTAGACTGA
- a CDS encoding TonB-dependent receptor: MTSMWKAALLAGAAWSAIAGVAVAQEAPAGEDAAVGVEQVIVTARRREENLKDVPVAVSAFSADRLERAGGTDITVLQQTTPNITVQTARGSNSTLISYIRGVGQQDPLWGYEPGVGLYVDDVYIYRPQGAVLDIFDIDRIEVLRGPQGTLYGRNTIGGAIKYVTKKLGDEAGGKVRGTYGSYNQTDLLVSAQTPIADTGLSIGGAYALYKRDGYGKNLTTGAEQYDKDVEAYRLSAEWKPTQDLFFRLAYDRVEDDSNPRHGHRETLPTVGNYPILGVYDTQAGLGDKNHVVTKGLSLTGEWNVTDAVTLKSITAHRKGHTQTLIDFDGTPLPTLDVPATYDDGSFSQELQAVYADDNVQGVFGLYYMNSQASGEFDTIAGNLGVSIADGGKVNTQSFAAFFDFSANLTDRLKVSLGARATRDSKRANVFRFFYLGATPSPYQGGAQRPILQVRTNYNAEKTFSQFTPRISASYELSDDLTTYASFSKGYKSGGWDMRGDAFITPQTVNGYKPEVVKTYEAGLKGFALDRRVSFSSAIFLSKYTDQQVTTQVVVPSGIASSVDNAGSSTLYGAEFEANAKLSQSLSANVALGYIHAKYDTFTRFVPAGAPNPLNPSTTLATGQVINVADLYGFQNTPEWTGNVSLTWRGELAGGGLAITPMVSYRDSYQQFEQPLPALDQKAFTLVDLTAIWTAPGGKYKLALTGKNLTNEKYRTGGYNFGAPTYNNSVIGFYGPPRTVAASVELAF, from the coding sequence ATGACTTCGATGTGGAAGGCCGCGCTGCTGGCTGGCGCGGCGTGGAGCGCGATCGCGGGCGTCGCCGTGGCCCAGGAGGCTCCGGCCGGCGAGGACGCCGCGGTGGGCGTCGAGCAGGTGATCGTCACCGCCCGCCGTCGCGAGGAAAATCTCAAGGACGTCCCGGTCGCCGTCTCGGCCTTCTCGGCCGACCGGCTGGAGCGCGCGGGCGGCACGGACATCACCGTCCTGCAGCAGACCACCCCGAACATCACGGTGCAGACGGCGCGCGGTTCGAACTCGACCCTGATCAGCTACATCCGCGGCGTGGGCCAGCAGGATCCGCTGTGGGGCTACGAGCCCGGCGTGGGTCTCTATGTCGACGACGTCTACATCTATCGTCCGCAGGGCGCGGTGCTGGACATCTTCGACATCGACCGCATCGAAGTGCTGCGCGGCCCGCAAGGCACGCTCTATGGCCGCAACACCATCGGCGGCGCGATCAAGTACGTGACCAAGAAGCTGGGCGACGAGGCCGGCGGCAAGGTGCGCGGCACGTACGGCAGCTATAACCAGACCGACCTGCTGGTCTCGGCCCAGACGCCGATCGCCGACACCGGCCTGTCGATCGGCGGCGCCTACGCGCTCTACAAGCGCGACGGCTACGGCAAGAACCTGACCACCGGCGCGGAGCAGTACGACAAGGACGTCGAGGCTTATCGCCTGAGCGCCGAGTGGAAGCCGACGCAGGATCTGTTCTTCCGCCTGGCCTACGACCGGGTCGAGGACGACTCCAACCCGCGTCACGGTCACCGCGAGACCCTGCCGACGGTGGGCAACTATCCGATCCTGGGCGTCTACGACACCCAGGCGGGCCTGGGCGACAAGAACCACGTCGTCACCAAGGGGCTGTCGCTGACCGGCGAGTGGAATGTCACCGACGCGGTGACGCTGAAGTCGATCACGGCCCACCGCAAGGGCCACACCCAGACCCTGATCGACTTCGACGGCACGCCGCTGCCGACCCTGGACGTCCCGGCGACCTATGACGACGGCTCGTTCTCGCAGGAACTGCAGGCGGTCTATGCGGACGACAACGTCCAGGGCGTGTTCGGCCTGTACTACATGAACAGCCAGGCCTCGGGCGAGTTCGACACCATCGCCGGCAACCTGGGCGTCTCGATCGCCGACGGCGGCAAGGTCAACACCCAGAGCTTCGCGGCCTTCTTCGACTTCAGCGCCAACCTGACCGATCGCCTGAAGGTCTCGCTGGGCGCTCGCGCCACCCGCGACTCCAAGCGCGCCAACGTCTTCCGCTTCTTCTATCTGGGCGCGACGCCCTCGCCGTACCAAGGCGGCGCCCAGCGCCCGATCCTACAGGTGCGCACGAACTACAACGCCGAGAAGACCTTCTCGCAGTTCACCCCGCGCATCTCGGCCTCTTACGAGCTCAGCGACGACCTGACGACCTACGCCTCGTTCTCGAAGGGCTACAAGTCGGGCGGCTGGGACATGCGCGGCGACGCCTTCATCACCCCGCAGACCGTCAACGGCTACAAGCCCGAGGTCGTCAAGACCTACGAGGCCGGCCTGAAGGGCTTCGCGCTGGACCGCCGGGTCTCGTTCTCGTCGGCGATCTTCCTGTCGAAATATACCGACCAGCAGGTCACCACCCAGGTCGTGGTGCCGTCGGGCATCGCCAGCTCGGTCGACAACGCCGGCTCGTCCACCCTGTACGGCGCGGAGTTCGAGGCCAACGCCAAGCTCAGCCAGAGCCTGTCGGCCAACGTCGCCCTGGGCTACATCCACGCCAAGTACGACACCTTCACCCGCTTCGTGCCGGCCGGCGCGCCCAACCCGCTGAACCCGTCGACGACGCTGGCGACCGGTCAGGTGATCAACGTCGCCGACCTCTACGGTTTCCAGAACACGCCGGAATGGACGGGCAATGTCAGCCTGACCTGGCGCGGCGAGCTGGCGGGCGGCGGCCTGGCCATCACCCCGATGGTCAGCTATCGCGACAGCTACCAGCAGTTCGAGCAACCGCTGCCGGCCCTGGACCAGAAGGCCTTCACCCTGGTCGACCTGACGGCGATCTGGACGGCCCCGGGCGGCAAGTACAAGCTGGCCCTGACCGGCAAGAACCTGACCAACGAGAAGTACCGCACCGGCGGCTACAACTTCGGGGCGCCGACCTACAACAACTCGGTGATCGGCTTCTACGGCCCGCCGCGCACCGTGGCCGCCTCGGTAGAGCTGGCCTTCTGA
- a CDS encoding TetR/AcrR family transcriptional regulator: MTAAKPLTKSAPKSGARAGGRGRPSKAKGLDLKETILDAAEGLFARHGFYGVTTRQVAAEAGVDTALIHYYFGAKRELFDAVFLRRAEILNQAREASMDAYLHSHKGAMTVEGVIEAFIDPLLRISQDGGPGWKSYFALVAQVNNTPAWGGETMTRFFDPVVHRLVETLKTVRPQAEYRDLYWCYQFLTGSMMLALSETGRIDSLSEGECHSSDLEAVRQRLFAYCAAGFEAVVAKARK; encoded by the coding sequence ATGACCGCAGCCAAGCCCCTGACCAAGTCCGCACCCAAGTCGGGGGCGCGCGCCGGCGGGCGGGGCAGACCGTCCAAGGCCAAGGGCCTGGACCTGAAGGAGACCATCCTCGACGCCGCCGAGGGCCTGTTCGCGCGCCACGGCTTCTACGGCGTGACCACCCGCCAGGTGGCGGCCGAGGCCGGTGTCGATACGGCGTTGATCCACTATTATTTCGGCGCCAAGCGCGAGCTGTTCGACGCGGTGTTCCTGCGCCGGGCCGAGATCCTGAACCAGGCCCGCGAGGCCTCGATGGACGCCTATCTACATTCCCATAAGGGCGCGATGACCGTCGAGGGCGTGATCGAGGCCTTCATCGACCCGCTGCTGCGCATCTCGCAGGACGGCGGTCCGGGGTGGAAGAGCTATTTCGCCCTGGTGGCCCAGGTGAACAACACGCCGGCCTGGGGCGGCGAGACCATGACCCGGTTCTTCGACCCGGTGGTCCACCGCCTGGTCGAGACTCTGAAGACGGTGCGTCCCCAGGCCGAGTACCGCGACCTCTACTGGTGCTACCAGTTCCTGACCGGATCGATGATGCTGGCCCTGTCCGAGACCGGACGGATCGACTCGCTGTCGGAAGGCGAGTGCCATTCCAGCGACCTGGAGGCGGTCCGTCAGCGGCTGTTCGCGTACTGCGCGGCCGGCTTCGAGGCCGTGGTCGCCAAGGCTCGGAAGTAA